One region of Azospirillum lipoferum 4B genomic DNA includes:
- a CDS encoding FadR/GntR family transcriptional regulator, protein MPVEFESVVTVSAAKQIADSLRAAIMDGRLKVDERLPTEEELAQRFKVSRPTVREALKRLAAQHLIRSRRGPTGGNFVASPAPEDAARSLANATTLMVAVGDIGLDDMATARLELEGVCCRLAAARGDAELAAPLATMREELARQGEAALTDEEFCASDVRFHRALVDAAGNALLSYLMHAVVEALQPVSNMIIYRVREREAILGFHARLLQSLETRNAEAATAALGDLVDYTRDRYREALEKRAERAG, encoded by the coding sequence ATGCCGGTCGAGTTCGAGAGCGTCGTCACCGTCAGCGCGGCCAAGCAGATCGCCGACAGCCTGCGGGCCGCCATCATGGACGGGCGGCTGAAGGTGGACGAGCGGCTGCCGACGGAAGAGGAGTTGGCCCAGCGCTTCAAGGTCTCGCGCCCGACCGTGCGGGAAGCCCTGAAACGTCTGGCGGCCCAGCACCTGATCCGCTCCCGCCGCGGCCCGACCGGCGGAAATTTCGTCGCCAGCCCGGCACCGGAGGACGCGGCGCGGTCGCTGGCCAACGCCACCACCCTTATGGTTGCGGTCGGCGACATCGGGCTGGACGATATGGCAACGGCCCGTTTGGAACTGGAAGGCGTCTGCTGCCGGCTGGCGGCCGCGCGCGGCGATGCCGAGCTGGCCGCTCCGCTGGCGACGATGCGGGAGGAGTTGGCGCGCCAGGGCGAGGCGGCGCTGACCGATGAGGAGTTCTGCGCCTCGGACGTGCGCTTCCACCGCGCGCTGGTGGATGCCGCCGGCAATGCCCTGCTGTCCTACCTGATGCATGCGGTGGTCGAGGCGCTGCAGCCGGTCAGCAACATGATCATCTACCGGGTGCGCGAGCGCGAGGCGATCCTCGGCTTCCACGCCCGTCTGTTGCAGTCGCTTGAAACGCGGAACGCCGAGGCCGCGACGGCGGCGCTCGGCGATCTGGTCGACTACACCCGCGACCGCTACCGCGAGGCGCTCGAAAAACGGGCCGAGCGCGCCGGGTAA
- a CDS encoding transketolase, producing the protein MTAIQPSSADLACLAELERKVLWLASWTIHNANHVRPNLDGLKIGGHQASSASLSTIMTALYFAALRPEDRVAVKPHASPIFHAIQYLLGNQTREKLENFRGYKGAQSYPSRTKDVDDVDFSTGSVGLGVAQTLFASLVQDYLKAKGWAPGLPEGRMVSLVGDAEMDEGNIFEALQEGWKHGLRNTWWIVDYNRQSLDAVIREGLWERLENIFRAFGWDVVILKYGSLMQQAFKEPGGERLRRWIDSCPNQLYSALTYQGGAAWRRRLMDDLGDQGDVSRLIERRSDEELARLMGNLGGHDLPSLLEAFAEARTHDRPVCFIAYTVKGFGLPLAGHKDNHSGLLTREQMDGFRAANKVRPGHEWDRFEGLSLPQTALEEFLRRVPFAQKGRRRYEAPAVAVPAALQTPTQKSLSTQAAFGLILNEIGREPSALAERIVTTAPDVTVSTNLGAWVNRRGLFAKSEMADLFKKERIPSTYSWDFSPKGQHLELGIAESNLFILLSALGLSHSLFGERLLPIGTVYDPFIMRGADQLNYACYQDARFMLVATPSGVTLAPEGGAHQSIATPLVGMAQDGLAYFEPAFADELAVVMRWAFDYMQRDGEGVPDERNWLRDETGGSVYLRLSSRALEQPTRTMDEDLARDIVDGAYWLRKPGPNAQVVIAYTGAVAPEAIAAVGMLGEDRRDVGLLAVTSADRLNAGWSAAQRARERGLPHARGHIERLLEGVPPHCALVTVVDGHPTTLGWLGSVAGHRTRALGVEHFGQTGTIADLYRHHGIDARGIVAAAEAASPGRPVRHLRALA; encoded by the coding sequence ATGACCGCGATCCAGCCGTCCTCCGCCGATCTCGCCTGTCTGGCCGAGCTGGAGCGCAAGGTCCTCTGGCTCGCCTCCTGGACCATCCACAACGCCAACCATGTCCGCCCCAACCTGGACGGGCTGAAGATCGGCGGCCATCAGGCCTCCAGCGCCTCGCTGTCCACCATCATGACGGCGCTCTATTTCGCGGCGCTGCGGCCGGAGGACCGGGTGGCGGTCAAGCCCCATGCCAGCCCGATCTTCCACGCCATCCAGTATCTGCTGGGCAACCAGACGCGGGAGAAGCTGGAGAATTTCCGCGGCTACAAGGGCGCGCAATCCTACCCGTCCCGCACCAAGGACGTGGACGACGTCGATTTCTCCACCGGCTCGGTCGGGCTGGGGGTGGCGCAGACCCTCTTCGCCTCGCTGGTGCAGGATTACCTGAAGGCCAAGGGCTGGGCACCCGGCCTGCCGGAGGGGCGCATGGTCTCGCTGGTCGGCGATGCCGAGATGGACGAGGGCAACATCTTCGAAGCCCTGCAGGAGGGCTGGAAGCATGGGCTGCGCAACACCTGGTGGATCGTCGACTACAACCGCCAGAGCCTGGACGCGGTGATCCGCGAAGGGCTGTGGGAGCGGCTGGAGAACATCTTCCGCGCCTTCGGCTGGGACGTGGTGATCCTGAAATACGGCAGCCTGATGCAGCAGGCCTTCAAGGAGCCGGGCGGCGAGCGCCTGCGCCGGTGGATCGACAGCTGTCCGAACCAGCTCTATTCGGCCCTGACCTACCAGGGCGGTGCCGCGTGGCGCCGCCGCCTGATGGACGATCTGGGCGACCAGGGCGACGTCTCCCGCCTGATCGAGCGCCGCAGCGACGAGGAACTGGCCCGTCTGATGGGCAATCTCGGCGGCCACGACCTGCCCTCGCTGCTGGAGGCCTTCGCCGAGGCACGCACCCATGACCGGCCGGTCTGCTTCATCGCCTATACGGTGAAGGGCTTCGGCCTGCCGCTGGCCGGCCACAAGGACAACCATTCAGGATTGCTGACGCGCGAGCAGATGGACGGCTTCCGCGCCGCCAACAAGGTCCGCCCCGGCCATGAATGGGACCGCTTCGAGGGCCTCTCCCTGCCGCAGACCGCGCTGGAGGAGTTCCTGCGCCGCGTCCCCTTCGCCCAGAAGGGCCGCCGCCGCTACGAGGCGCCGGCCGTCGCCGTGCCGGCCGCCCTGCAGACCCCGACGCAGAAGAGCCTGTCGACCCAGGCGGCCTTCGGCCTGATCCTGAACGAGATCGGGCGCGAGCCCTCGGCTCTGGCGGAACGCATCGTCACCACCGCGCCGGACGTCACCGTCTCCACCAACCTCGGCGCCTGGGTGAACCGGCGCGGCCTGTTCGCCAAGAGCGAGATGGCCGACCTGTTCAAGAAGGAACGCATCCCCTCCACCTACAGCTGGGACTTCTCGCCGAAGGGGCAGCATCTGGAGCTGGGCATCGCCGAGTCCAACCTGTTCATCCTGCTGTCGGCGCTCGGCCTGTCGCACAGCCTGTTCGGGGAACGGCTGCTGCCGATCGGCACCGTCTACGACCCCTTCATCATGCGCGGCGCCGACCAGCTGAACTACGCCTGCTACCAGGATGCCCGCTTCATGCTGGTGGCGACCCCGTCCGGTGTCACGCTGGCGCCGGAGGGCGGCGCGCACCAGTCCATCGCCACCCCGCTGGTCGGCATGGCGCAGGATGGCTTGGCCTATTTCGAGCCCGCCTTCGCCGACGAGCTGGCGGTGGTGATGCGCTGGGCCTTCGACTACATGCAGCGGGATGGGGAGGGGGTGCCGGACGAGCGCAACTGGCTGCGCGACGAGACCGGCGGCTCGGTCTATCTGCGCCTGTCCTCCCGCGCGTTGGAGCAGCCGACCCGGACGATGGACGAGGATCTCGCCCGCGACATCGTCGACGGCGCCTATTGGCTGCGCAAGCCGGGGCCGAACGCCCAGGTGGTGATCGCCTATACGGGGGCGGTGGCACCGGAGGCCATCGCGGCGGTCGGCATGCTGGGGGAGGATCGGCGCGATGTCGGACTGCTGGCGGTGACCTCCGCCGACCGGCTGAACGCCGGCTGGAGCGCCGCCCAGCGGGCGCGCGAGCGCGGCCTGCCCCATGCCCGCGGCCATATCGAGCGGCTGCTGGAGGGGGTGCCACCCCATTGCGCCCTGGTCACCGTGGTGGACGGCCATCCGACGACGCTGGGCTGGCTGGGGTCCGTTGCCGGTCACCGCACGCGGGCGCTGGGGGTGGAGCATTTCGGCCAGACCGGCACCATCGCCGACCTCTACCGCCATCACGGGATCGACGCCCGCGGCATCGTCGCGGCGGCGGAGGCGGCCTCTCCCGGCCGGCCGGTCCGCCACCTGCGCGCCCTCGCCTGA
- a CDS encoding Lrp/AsnC family transcriptional regulator — protein sequence MPKHPLDRIDRKILAALQQDGRLPNNELAERVGLSPSPCLRRVKALEEAGVIARYVALVDPASVDLPVNIFVNVSLERQVEARLDGFEAAVMARPEVLECYLMTGDADYLLRVVVPDLASYERFLKEHLTRIPGVASIRSSFALKQVRYRTALPLEHLG from the coding sequence ATGCCAAAGCATCCCCTCGACCGTATCGACCGCAAGATTCTGGCCGCCCTCCAGCAGGATGGCCGCCTGCCCAACAACGAGCTGGCGGAACGGGTCGGCCTGTCGCCCTCGCCCTGCCTCAGGCGGGTCAAGGCGCTGGAGGAGGCGGGGGTGATCGCCCGCTATGTGGCGCTGGTCGATCCGGCCTCCGTCGATCTGCCGGTCAACATCTTCGTCAATGTCAGCCTCGAACGGCAGGTGGAGGCGCGGCTCGACGGCTTCGAGGCGGCGGTGATGGCGCGGCCGGAGGTGCTGGAATGCTATCTGATGACCGGCGATGCCGACTACCTGCTGCGGGTGGTGGTGCCGGACCTCGCCAGCTACGAGCGCTTCCTGAAGGAACATCTGACCCGCATCCCCGGCGTCGCCAGCATCCGCTCCAGCTTCGCGCTGAAGCAGGTGCGCTACCGCACCGCCCTGCCGCTGGAGCATCTGGGGTGA